In one window of Mytilus galloprovincialis chromosome 6, xbMytGall1.hap1.1, whole genome shotgun sequence DNA:
- the LOC143079491 gene encoding glycine cleavage system H protein-like: MATVVLGRFALRRACMLARNAQKTPYAWKNLRTISVSSKLFAQRYFTEKHEWVDEENGNGKVGITDYAQDKLGEVVYVQLPEIGTEVELDGEAGILESVKAASEVYSPVSGEVIEGNNAVVDNPKLINESPFDQGWLFTVKLSQPGELEALMTESAYKKYCETLE, translated from the exons ATGGCAACAGTGGTGCTTGGACGTTTTGCCCTTCGTCGAGCCTGTATGCTCGCAAGAAATGCACAGAAAACGCCATATGCATGGAAGAATTTGAGAACAATTAGCGTATCTTCCAAACTTTTTGCAC AGAGATATTTCACTGAGAAACATGAATGGGTTGATGAAGAAAATGGTAATGGAAAAGTAGGCATAACAGACTATGCACAG GATAAACTAGGAGAGGTTGTATATGTACAGTTACCAGAAATTGGAACAGAAGTGGAACTGgatg GTGAAGCGGGTATACTGGAAAGTGTGAAAGCTGCTAGCGAAGTGTATTCACCCGTGTCGGGGGAAGTTATAGAAGGAAACAATGCTGTAGTAGATAACCCTAAACTTATAAATGAATCTCCTTTTGATCAAG GTTGGTTATTTACAGTCAAACTAAGTCAACCAGGAGAATTAGAAGCTTTGATGACTGAATCTGCATACAAAAAATATTGTGAGACATTGGAATGA